A stretch of Lysinibacillus agricola DNA encodes these proteins:
- a CDS encoding helix-turn-helix transcriptional regulator, with the protein MRRVRTIDKLLEYLDSVECPIGKSTISKLIKEEKIPHIRIADRILIFDLDDIDEWLGGTMQEYKAN; encoded by the coding sequence GACAATAGATAAATTATTAGAATATCTAGATTCTGTTGAATGTCCGATTGGAAAATCTACTATCAGTAAATTAATTAAAGAAGAAAAGATTCCGCATATCAGAATTGCCGATAGAATTTTAATTTTTGATTTAGATGATATTGACGAATGGTTAGGAGGAACAATGCAAGAATACAAAGCAAATTGA